One window of Pseudomonadota bacterium genomic DNA carries:
- a CDS encoding DUF4159 domain-containing protein — MTRRQLLEALCGLGAVAVPGTHVVAANAYDFSLTRLMYESGDWDVDQRMPANFLNSMIEYTSVRVDPDEHVLPLADPEMLAAPFCYLAGHRLVEFSQDEGRNFERYVRNGGFVFVDDCNHDIDGLFARSFEAQMARLFGDEALTKLSNDHPLYRSFFTFEDGPPTTTFELNGWGDDLVHDYLKAIEIDGRVGVLYSNKDYGCEWDYDYRNKRWLAEDNTRFAVNIAMYALMR, encoded by the coding sequence GTGACTCGGCGGCAGCTCCTCGAAGCACTCTGCGGGCTCGGCGCCGTCGCCGTTCCCGGCACCCACGTCGTGGCCGCCAACGCCTACGACTTCTCCCTCACCCGGCTCATGTACGAGTCTGGGGATTGGGATGTCGACCAGCGCATGCCGGCGAACTTCCTGAACTCCATGATCGAGTACACCAGCGTGCGCGTGGATCCCGACGAGCACGTGCTGCCCCTCGCCGATCCCGAGATGCTCGCCGCACCGTTCTGCTATCTCGCCGGGCACCGCCTGGTCGAGTTCAGCCAGGATGAGGGGCGCAACTTCGAGCGCTACGTGCGCAACGGCGGCTTCGTCTTCGTCGACGATTGCAATCACGACATCGACGGGCTCTTCGCGCGCAGCTTCGAAGCGCAGATGGCGCGCCTGTTTGGCGACGAGGCGCTCACCAAACTTTCCAACGATCACCCCCTATACCGCAGCTTCTTCACCTTCGAGGACGGTCCTCCGACCACCACCTTCGAGCTCAACGGCTGGGGCGACGATCTGGTCCACGACTACCTCAAGGCGATCGAGATCGACGGCCGCGTCGGGGTGCTCTACAGCAACAAGGATTACGGCTGCGAATGGGATTACGACTACCGCAACAAGCGTTGGCTGGCCGAGGACAACACGCGCTTCGCCGTCAACATCGCCATGTACGCCTTGATGCGCTGA
- a CDS encoding TldD/PmbA family protein produces the protein MAIISEGEARAILERVMKLSQAEECEANLSGGVAGNIRYALNKVTTSGIVDDVQLVVQSSYGKKLGSATINEFDDASLEKAVRRSEELARLAPENPEWVSVEGPSKFEKSDAFVERTANIQPALRAEAAASSINPAVKQKATAAGFLNDTAFFQAMMNHKGLFAYHSATNANFTVTMRTDDGQGSGWATRDANDIAKLDAAGASEVALDKAVRSRGAKALEPGKYTVILEPAASVGLIGNMIGAFDARLADEGRSFLSAGEGKTKIGQKLFDERVNLYSDPSYAGAPGGTWSGDGRPVEPVQWIENGVVKNVVCSRYWAREHDYPSIPNPTNGIMTGGDKSLAEMIEDTERGVLVTRTWYIRSVDPQSQLYTGLTRDGTFYIENGKIRYPVKNFRFNESPVIMLNNLEELGRPERVTIGGGNIFGGFGISTTPVMMPPMKIREFTFSSLSDAV, from the coding sequence ATGGCAATCATTAGCGAAGGCGAAGCGCGGGCGATCCTGGAACGGGTGATGAAGCTCTCCCAGGCGGAGGAATGCGAAGCCAATCTCTCCGGCGGCGTCGCCGGTAACATCCGCTACGCGCTGAACAAGGTCACCACCTCGGGCATCGTCGACGACGTGCAGCTGGTGGTGCAGTCGAGCTACGGCAAGAAGCTCGGCAGCGCCACCATCAACGAGTTTGACGATGCATCCCTGGAGAAGGCCGTGCGCCGCTCCGAGGAGCTCGCTCGCCTGGCGCCGGAGAATCCGGAATGGGTGAGCGTGGAGGGGCCGAGCAAGTTCGAAAAGAGCGATGCGTTCGTGGAGCGCACGGCCAACATCCAACCGGCGTTACGCGCTGAGGCGGCCGCCAGCAGCATTAACCCGGCGGTCAAGCAGAAGGCGACGGCCGCGGGCTTTCTGAACGACACCGCGTTCTTCCAGGCGATGATGAACCACAAGGGGTTGTTCGCCTATCACAGCGCCACCAACGCCAACTTCACCGTCACCATGCGCACCGACGATGGTCAAGGGTCCGGCTGGGCGACACGCGATGCCAACGACATCGCCAAGCTCGACGCCGCTGGCGCGTCGGAGGTGGCCCTGGACAAGGCCGTGCGTTCCCGCGGCGCCAAGGCCCTGGAGCCCGGTAAGTACACGGTGATCCTCGAGCCCGCGGCCAGCGTGGGCCTCATCGGCAACATGATCGGCGCCTTCGATGCGCGCCTCGCCGACGAGGGGCGCAGCTTCCTCTCCGCGGGCGAGGGCAAGACCAAGATCGGTCAGAAGCTCTTCGACGAGCGCGTGAACCTCTATTCCGATCCGAGCTACGCGGGCGCCCCAGGGGGCACCTGGTCCGGCGACGGCCGCCCCGTCGAGCCGGTGCAGTGGATCGAGAACGGCGTGGTGAAGAACGTCGTCTGCTCGCGCTACTGGGCCCGGGAGCACGACTACCCATCGATCCCCAACCCCACCAACGGCATCATGACCGGCGGCGATAAGTCCCTCGCGGAGATGATCGAGGACACGGAGCGCGGCGTGCTGGTCACCCGTACCTGGTATATCCGTTCGGTGGATCCCCAGTCCCAGCTGTACACGGGCCTCACCCGCGACGGTACCTTCTACATCGAGAACGGCAAGATCCGCTATCCCGTGAAGAACTTCCGCTTCAACGAGAGCCCCGTGATCATGCTCAACAACCTCGAAGAGCTGGGACGGCCGGAGCGCGTGACCATCGGCGGCGGCAACATCTTCGGCGGCTTCGGCATCAGCACCACGCCGGTGATGATGCCGCCGATGAAGATCCGCGAGTTCACTTTCTCCTCCCTCTCGGACGCCGTATGA
- a CDS encoding MoxR family ATPase: MSAQQIDALLAQLQSVRENVAKVIVGQEEVVEQLLVALLAGGHCLLEGVPGLAKTLLVKTLAQSLSLDFRRIQFTPDLMPSDVIGTQILEEDHTTGRRVFTFQRGPVFTHLLLADEINRTPPKTQAALLEAMQERSVSYAGESHVLEAPFFVLATQNPIEQAGTYALPEAQLDRFLLNVHIDYPSEAEEREIIARTTGGGEASVSAVLAREVVIALQGLVREVSLSEALLEYIVTLTRATRPQHSSVVAVKEWIKWGAGPRAGQALALASKARALLCGRYGATQEDVQAMVLPVLRHRVLLNFHAEAEGKDVSDVVA, translated from the coding sequence CTGAGTGCGCAGCAGATCGATGCGCTCCTCGCCCAGCTGCAAAGCGTGCGGGAGAACGTAGCCAAGGTGATCGTGGGCCAGGAGGAGGTGGTCGAGCAGTTGCTGGTGGCCTTGTTAGCGGGTGGTCACTGCCTGCTCGAGGGGGTGCCCGGTCTCGCCAAGACCTTGCTGGTGAAGACCCTCGCCCAGTCTCTCTCGCTGGATTTCCGGCGCATCCAGTTCACGCCAGATCTGATGCCCTCGGACGTGATCGGCACGCAAATCCTCGAGGAGGATCACACCACCGGCCGGCGCGTCTTCACCTTCCAGCGCGGGCCCGTGTTCACCCACCTGTTGCTCGCCGATGAGATCAATCGCACGCCTCCTAAAACTCAGGCGGCCTTGCTCGAAGCGATGCAGGAGCGGTCCGTCAGCTACGCCGGCGAGAGCCACGTGCTCGAAGCACCGTTCTTCGTCCTGGCCACCCAGAACCCGATCGAGCAGGCCGGCACCTACGCGTTGCCCGAAGCCCAGCTCGATCGGTTCCTGCTGAACGTGCACATCGACTACCCGAGCGAGGCCGAGGAGCGCGAGATCATCGCGCGCACCACGGGTGGTGGCGAAGCCTCGGTGAGCGCGGTGCTCGCGCGGGAGGTCGTGATCGCGCTGCAGGGCCTCGTGCGCGAGGTGAGCCTCAGCGAGGCCTTGCTCGAGTACATCGTCACCCTCACGCGCGCCACGCGGCCCCAGCACTCGTCCGTGGTAGCGGTGAAAGAGTGGATCAAGTGGGGGGCGGGGCCCCGCGCGGGCCAGGCCCTGGCGTTGGCGTCCAAGGCGCGGGCGCTCCTGTGCGGACGTTACGGGGCGACGCAGGAGGACGTGCAGGCCATGGTGTTGCCCGTGTTGCGCCATCGCGTGCTCCTGAACTTCCACGCGGAAGCGGAAGGCAAGGACGTGTCCGACGTGGTGGC